From Salvelinus namaycush isolate Seneca chromosome 9, SaNama_1.0, whole genome shotgun sequence:
TATcttctctttttcctctctctttctgtactAATGGTGTGTGTTGTTCTGGCCCAGTGTTGGGTAACACACGCTCTTACAAACTGCTAGACTGGAATAGTGTCGCTGCAGGTACCTCCCTCCTTCTACTGGTCTCACACACTGGAGACATGGTAGCTCACTgaaacacacccacccacccacccaggcACACAAATATGGGTGTCTGCAAGCATCTAGTTAAAGCTCTAAACTAAAGCTCTGTTTCTTTCACTGAgctgccatcctcctctctcctagtctctgtgtatgtgtgtgtgctgagcATGCGCTaagcccccccccctccttcccccttgGCTAGCCCACCATCCCAAGATGCTACAGCAGTGTGTGACACATTGCATCCCTAACGTTCTCCCTGCGCTTCAGTAATGCTCCTCTAAGAAGCCTGTCCAGGTTAAAACTGAGACAGACTGGGCATGTGCATCATCCCTGGATCCACTGGGCTGTATTCATGctgggaggagggaagagacaagAGGATGGAGGGGGGGTACAAGAATGGAGGGAGTGCGAGACAGGGAGTAGTGTAGTTAGAGGGCTGTGTTGGTTCAAGCTCTGTGATGAATGAATATGGCCCTCTGCCCATGCGTGTGGATGTGAGCGTACCTGTGAGACATGCTGCTTCTTTTAGAGAGgaccctgctctgctctgggtCTGTTATGCCTGAGCCATTTATCCATCCATCTCACgtccttccttcctccctgtgTCTCcgttttcctctttctctctaccttctTCCCTCTCTATCGTCTCTATCTCTCTTTGAGCATGTGGCCTGtcccaggaggtacagagtggacCCATGGTTATTTTTAAGGACCATGGTTCAGCCTACACCAGGTGTCCCTCATTTGAGTATGATGAAGGCTCTGAGAAGGGCCTCTTCTCCTCCTTGCCTGCTCTTATGTGAGGCCAGGGTCTTGTTCAGGAGCCTCAAACTGTAGATAATATTTTGAAACAGGAaggaacttgtccaataagaataCTCCTATtcgttttcatttttttattattattatttgttttgctTTGGTGTGAACTACTGAACACAATACTTTATGGGAATGAAGTTAAGGAGATGTAGGGTGTTAGGACGCCACCCTACATTCCTGTCTTCCTGTGATTGGCTGGCCTGGAGATGATGCTATGAGAGGAGAACAGCCCAGAGACTAACTAAACACCTTCATTATGTTCATCATCGTCATCAACATCATGTTCACTGTGTTACGAACTGACAGTTGGTTAAGTGGTATCTGCTTGCTATGATGCACCATTTTAACACAATCAGCAAAAAAAAAGTGTCAGTTGATTCTCTGTTCCTTCTTATTTTCTGGTAATCGCTAGTTTCGATACTTCTAGTTTCTAATAGTGACCACTCTGATGGTCAGTAAGTTTCTAAAAGTTGCAGGTTTCTAATAGGTTTTAGTTTCTGATAGTCAGCTAATTTCTGACTGTCGCTAGTTTCTGGTAGACAGTCAGGTAtccagccagtgtgtgtgtgtctgtgtcgctgtgtgtgtgtgtctgtgtcgctGTGTATGAcgttatgtgtgtttgtgttgcagaCGAGCCAGAGACGAGGGACGCGTGGTGGGAGGAGATTCGTCAGGAGATCAAGTCTCATGCAAAAGCCCTGGGTTGCCACGCTGTGGTGGGATACAGCGAGAGCACCAGCATCTggtacactgcacacacacacacacacacacacacacacacacacacacacacacacacacacacacacacacacacacacacacacacacacacacacacaccatactcaCACAATACAAAGACCAAAGCTGTATTTCAAAGTCTGTTAGTGCATTATAGGGAAAGAAAGTTATGTGGATCTAAAGTtatccaccatctctctctccaccctctcttctcctccctctcccctccctcctgttCCCACAGTGAGGAGGTGTGTATCCTGTCTGCATCTGGCACGGCGGCCATGTTGAATCCCAGATTCATGCGTGAGGGCTGTCTGGACATCGGCGGCAGCGACCACAGGTTATCACGGCAACCACACCCCGGCATGGTGGGGTCGGAGAGGGGCGAGGGGGAAGTTAGCTCAACCTGGCTGGggtaggaacacacacacacacacacacacactgctggatGGGTGTTAGTGTAGGTGTGAGAAGATTTGAGTGGCCGGGAGGTTTTGGACTAACCTAGTCATTGATTGCTTCTAAATGGAGAGTGGTATTCTGAATGAATTGGATTAATTGAATGAAAAAAAAATGGTGTTCTAGCAGTCTTTCTgagctgcgtgtgtgtgtattccaggTTTGAGGATGCGTCGCCCCCTAGCTGCGGGTTTGTTCACATCCCGTATGATGAGTTCAACATGCCGTTCCCAGCTCAGCTTACATACTGCTACCACTGTAGGAGACAGAAGGTCCCTGATGTGCTCTTTACTACCATAGACCTACCTGCTGAGGCTGAGGTTACTGGGAAGGGCTGCCTCATACAGGCCAGgtaacatacacacactaccACCATATATCCTGTCTATGTGTGGGTaatcaactcagcaaaaaaagaaacgtcctctcactgtcaactgcgtttattttcagtgtttcatgtgtaaatatttgtatgaacataagattcaacaactgagacataaactgaacaagtttcacagacatgtgattaacagaaattgaataatgtgtccctgaacaaaggggggggggggggggtcaaaatgtaaaagtaacagtcagtatctggtgtggccaccagctgcattaagtactgcagtgcatctcctcatagactgcaccagatttaccatcttactgtgagatgttaccccacttccaccaaggcacctgcaagttcctggacatttctggggggaatggtcctagccctcaccctccgatccaacaggtcccagacttgctcaatgggattgagatccgggctcttcacccttcctgtcttgcaggaagggtaccacatgagggaggaggatatcttccctgtaatgcacagcgtagagattacctgcaatgacaacaagctcagttcgatgatgctgtgacacaccgtcccagaccatgacggaccctccatctctaaatcgatcccgctccagagtacaggcctcggtgtaacactcattccttcggcgataaacgcgaatctgaccatcacccctggtgagacaaaaccgcgactcgtcagtgaagagcactttttgccagtcctgttcCAGCACAGgcgggtttgtgcccataggcgatgttgttgacggtgatgtctggtgacgacctgccttacaacaggcctacaagccctcagttcagcctattgcggacagtctgagcactgatggagggattgtgcgttcctggtgtaactcgggcagttgttgttgccatcctgtacctgtcccgcaggtgtgatgttcggatgtaccgatcctgtacagGTATTGTTACACATggcctgccactgcgaggatgatcagctgtccctgtagcgctgtcttaggcgtctcacagtacggacattgcaatttattgccctggccacatctgcagtcctcatgcctccttgcagcatgcctaaggcacattcacgcagatgagcagggaccatggggatctttctttttgtgtttttcagagtcggtagaaaggcctctttagtgtcctaaataataactgtgaccttaattgcttaccgtctgtaagctgttagtgtcttaacgaccgttctagaggtgcatgttcattaattgtttggaaagcatgggaaaccgtgtttaaaccctttacaatgaagatctgtgaagttatttggattcttccgaattatctttgaaagacagggtcctgaaaaagggacgtttcttttttttctgagtttattaTGTTGTTTCGTATGAGGAAGGTGGCCCAGGGAGGTGTGTAAAATGATGTTATATTGCAGGTTGTGTCGAACGAAGAAGAAGGCCCAAGGGGAGGTGAATGCTACATCCATCTCTAACCTCCTCCCCTTCATGGAGTATGAGCTCCACACACAGCTGATGAACAAACTCAAACTGCGCTCCATGAATGCTCTGTTTGGACTCCGCATTCAGATCAGTGTGGGAGAAAACATGCTCCTGGGACTAGCtgtaagtctgtgtgtgtgtggtgtgcgtgcgtgcgtgcctacCTCTCCTCCAGTCTTCTACAAGGTGTGTATCTGACGGGTGTGTGTATCCCTCTCTTTGACGTGTGTGTGTCGTGTATGTGTGTCCAGTCTGCAACGGGTGTGTACCTGTCAGCGCTGCCAGCTCCAGGTGGTATCCAGATAGCTGGTAAGACCCCCAGTGACCTGAGCTATGACCAACACATCTCCACCATACAGAAACGCATCGATGACACCATCGCCAAGAACAAGGAGCTCTACAACATACACCCCCCGgtgagacacacgcacacacagccatATGTGTGTAGGTGTAATTCTGTGTAAATATGAAAGTGATAGTtatctcctgtctttctctggtTGTTAAGAAGTTATTTACGTTGGACCCTGAGGCATTCACCGGCCTGAATACGGTACTGAGCATGCCCAATTAGTGATGCATGCCACACTACCCTCTCTATTAATCAACTCTGTATGAGTACAACACCCTCTAGAATCACAGCTCTGTATGAGAACTACAGCCTTTCAAGAATTAAACCTCTATATGAGTACAATACTCTGGAATCACAGCTCTGTATGAGAACTACAGCTTTTCAAGAATTAAACCTCTATATGAGTACAATACTCTGGAATCACAGCTCTGTATGAGAACTACAGCCTTTCAAGAATTAAACCTCTATATGAGTACAATACTCTAGAATCACAATATGACTAGTCCTACAATTACAGCTGTATGAGTACAGTCCAGAATCACAGATCTACGGAAATGCATACACTCTAGAATCACAACTCTAAGTACAGTCTAGAATCAGAGCTCTATGATAGTACACTCAAGAACACAGCTTGTATGCTCATACATTTTCAAGGGGCTATAGTTTTTCTTAACacaaaatacattagtgcaacagATATGGCAGAAAATagttttcatcagatgacaacagcaGTGCAATGCTACTTGGCTAGCATTAACACATGTAAATTAGCTTACAATTCAAAAGCAAGGTATTTTCTTTTAGCAAAAACgatgcatggccatcatatttctaatgtttatcacagaaagaatgtagccagctacatttccttaTGTTTTGTTTGCATTTTAACTTATTACTGGAGAAAAACTACACCGGAGGAAAGTACTTGGGAAAAGTAACCTACACCAGTCAGAGCTCTGTCTGGTGATCCAATGACTAGAGCAAAGATATTTCATCCGAGTGGAGAAGTGGAACTAAAGCATGAAATTTGTCCTCTTCCAATGATGATTTGGCGCGAACCATGATTGAAGCAGAAtttacaataagaagcattttagatctgcATTTAAaaaacgcagcaagatatttTATCTGAAATTTTCTGAGTGAAAAAAGCTAAATGCTGCGTTAACCCAACCCCTGAAGAGTCTTCTCACATTTCCTCCCTCCACTAAATAGTTGTGTGTGCTATTAACTAATATAAAACTTACTCTGATGATAGTGCCTTCTTGGGTGTGGGTGAATTGGATGTGATATGGAAGTAGCTACTTATTGTGTGGTTTGAACTGATGGTGTTGCTATGGGACTGTGACTAACTCAGCGGCTCACAACCTGGACAGGGTTGGTcggagccacacacacacctattgttttgttgtttttattgCTCTTGTTGTAGGAGTGTATAGAGGAGGTGGTGGGGTCTCCTATCCCTGACAGACAGCGGTCCAGCAGACTGTTCAGGTCTACCTCTGAGAGTTCAGATGAGCTGTCCGAACTAGACCTGTCCCACGGCAAGAAGGATGCCTTTGTACTGGAGGTATGGCTGGCTGGGTGTCCTCtactgtagggtgtgtgtgtgtactgtagggtgtgtgtactgtagggtgtgtgtagagtgtgtgtgtactgtagggtGTGTGTACTGTAGGGTGTGTGTACTGTAGGGTGGGTGTGTTATGTTGGATGTGTAAATTGTAGTGTGTGGGCATAGTATAGGATGTGGTGTGTTAATGCATTTCTTCTCCTGTCTTCAGATTGATGACACTGATGCAGTAGAGGACATCCAATCCCTACTTACTGATGCCCCCATACCTGCAGGTATACACACTGTTCTACTAGAAATTGTATTTTCTATTCAACTCTGCTCTTTCACCATGTCCATCcatccgtctgtctctctccagggttCTACAGCTGTAACACGGAGGTCATGCCTGGGATTCACAACTGGACTTCAGGACTACAGGTCAGACTAGCACACTGAAACACTACAACGACGACGACTACTACTACTTATTTCGCGATTTATAATATCTTACTCATTCTCTTccattcttcccaagatgtttacATCTGTCCGGGTCTACAGACTCAGTAATGCCAATCTGACCAACCAGGGCCTCAACAAGATCTTCACTGACCTCTGTGAGAACTTGCTCAAAGTAAGACCACACACAAGAGGGAAGCACGGGTTAGGCGTTGGTGTTCCTCTTACTTCCATATTAAATTGATCTGTCTGCTTtttatttgtctgtgtgtgtagagtcTATACTTTAAGCTGCGTTCCATGATCCCCTGCTGTCTTTGCCATCTGAACTTCACTGTAGCTGTACCAGAAGAAGAACTCATACAGGTGAGAGGACATACATACCTGAGCACACCTCTCCTATCTTGTCCATCTTAACTCAGTTTTGGTCAGTATctttattttacatttgtgtCATTAAATGATAGCAACAAGGTAAAAAGAGtttcattctctctcattctctcacatcccctctcccctccaggtGGCGGTGACAGCCGTAGCCATGAGTTTTGACAAGGAGACTCAGCAGGCAGCGGACAGGGCTCTCACCAGGGGTCAGTATTCTGAAAGCCTATATGTCAAGGCTTAGCGATAAGGTTCTGGAGTTATGGCGAGCTGGAGAGATAAGACCCTCTACTTGAGTTGGTATACTCGGGTGGGTTGAGGGGGGAAAGAGATTGaactctgtgtgtttgtttgttttccagGGAGTGGTGAGAATGAGGAGCAGCTCCAGTTTTCTATGGAGCtgtgtggagagtcaaccatctcCAACAACCAGCCTACAGCCAAACCTTCAGGTACACCACCACACCTTACCCCCTTATAACACCACACCTTACCCCTTATAACCTATAACCTTAACCACTAACAACCGCCTAACCTTTAACCTCTAATAACTATCCCTTAGCAGTCAAAACATCAGAAACCCCCTAACTACCTGTAACCTCTCACCCTTGAAGCTCCCTTAACCCATAGTGTTCTATTCTGTCTTTTTCAAtgtgttctgtggtggttgtgttAAATGTGAATTTACCacctgagactgtatcaccaggTAAATACTGTAACAGTATGCCCAGGTAAATCTTCTTTCAGGTATTTTAGACCTGCAGCTCTGTCTGTATGTCTAGAAGAGAAACAATCCTGCTCGTCAttggtctggagagagaggaggggttgaACTAAAATGGCTGCCCTCCACATCAACCAAGACTAGAAGATGGGATTTAGGACTAGGGAACAAGATGTGGGTATAGGACCAGGTAGTAGGACTAGGGAATAGAACGTAGGAAAGGAAGTGTCTGAAGAGTCAACACACGTGGCGGtggatcatgttgtgtgtgtgtgtgtgtgtgtgtgtgtgtgtgtgtcgacagGTGTTCCTGAGAGTGCCATGGTCCACTCGTCTCGAGGTAGGCTcccccccacaccccaccccaTCCCACCCCCTACCCCATCCCACCCCCTACCTGCTGCCATGGCTACCACGGTCCTGTTTTAAGTTCTCAtccttacattttttattttgtccCGTGTTCTTTTCTTTATGTGCGTCTGTATTATGTTATATGTCATGTATGTATGCGGTTTTCGgtacgtggtgtgtgtgtgcacgcgcgcaTGTATGCGGTGTGGATgttgtgttctctctgtgtgtgcatgtgtacgtggggtctgtgtgtgcgtgcatgtatgtggtgtgtgtgtgtttttctccaGCTCCCTCGGTTGATTACGGTTCCTTTGCAGACAGATGCAGCACCTGGCTAGAGCTGCTTAGGCTGAAAGCTCACACCATAAGACGAGGATCAGTTAAGACAAGTAGGAGGACACAGTTGCTAGCACactctggtacacacacacaaatatacacatcTCTCCCCGCATGCCGCTGGGGGGTGGAGCGTCTCTAGCTGATTAGCTAGAGTGTGAAAGTTGAAGCCCCGCCCCTCAGAGGGATAGCCAACCAACAGCCAGTGTATAACCTCTGACTCGCAATAGTGACTGACATGGAGGAAGTAAAcatcaaagagtatcttaaaacATGCTTAAAACGCACTTAAAATGTCTCACTAAAGCTGGTGACTGGGGGAAATGCATTTTGATATTTCTGCACTACGTAAATAAACTTTCATAAACTGTGATAATAACTAGCATAATTAACTGGGTTTAAATGTCACAACCCATCTCAAATCATACTGTATCCCCTTTTATAATGCACTACTTCGGATCAGAGCCATATGGCGGATCCCTGTGTAATGCACTAACTGGGGAGTGATTTGAGATGCAGACTTAATGTTGTTCAAATTGTCTGAAGGTTCCTGGTCTGATTGAAGCATCATTCACTATGTTAAAAGATGGAACATCTTTCACACTCTGGCTTGTTTCAATCATTCTACTTAGCAGACTGCCTTGTGTTTCTGTTCTGTATcgatcatacacacacacacgctaattcaaaaaaacacacatagggactctctcacacccacacacaggtacagtgccttcagaaagtattcataccccttgacttatttcacattttgttacagcctgaattcaacatgtattaaataattcccccccccccctcattcatctatatacaataccccataatgacatggtgaaaacatgttttcagaaattttagcaaatgtattgaaaataaaatacagaaatatctcatttacataagtattcacacccctgagtcaatactttgtagaagcacctatggtggcgattacagctttgagtcgtcttgggtatgtctggatcagctttgcacatctgaatTTGGGAATTTTATCCCATTCTTCCTTACAGATGTTCTCAAGCGCTCATAAGTTACATGGAGAGcggcggtgaacagcaatctttaagtctccacagattttcaatgggattcaagtttGGGCTTTGGCTGAGCCACTCAACGactcacattcttgttctgaagccattgcagcgttgctttggctgtgtgcttggggtcactgtcctgttagactggggcgaagatttacattccaaggtcgtttgcactctgtatttggctccattcgtTGTTCCTGCTTTTCCATTTCTCAACGATGGAGACCactgctcttggaaactttcaacactctagaaattgttttatacccttccccagatagatttgtgatgaggcatatatctcggagatctacgga
This genomic window contains:
- the LOC120053956 gene encoding C2 domain-containing protein 5-like isoform X6; this translates as MGSGGSVGKEAGPLKTLLRQHTQSALEQREFPIFTLTCFPPGFLVHVGGVVSTRSVKLLDRIHNPDEPETRDAWWEEIRQEIKSHAKALGCHAVVGYSESTSICEEVCILSASGTAAMLNPRFMREGCLDIGGSDHRLSRQPHPGMVGSERGEGEVSSTWLGFEDASPPSCGFVHIPYDEFNMPFPAQLTYCYHCRRQKVPDVLFTTIDLPAEAEVTGKGCLIQARLCRTKKKAQGEVNATSISNLLPFMEYELHTQLMNKLKLRSMNALFGLRIQISVGENMLLGLASATGVYLSALPAPGGIQIAGKTPSDLSYDQHISTIQKRIDDTIAKNKELYNIHPPECIEEVVGSPIPDRQRSSRLFRSTSESSDELSELDLSHGKKDAFVLEIDDTDAVEDIQSLLTDAPIPAGFYSCNTEVMPGIHNWTSGLQMFTSVRVYRLSNANLTNQGLNKIFTDLCENLLKSLYFKLRSMIPCCLCHLNFTVAVPEEELIQVAVTAVAMSFDKETQQAADRALTRGSGENEEQLQFSMELCGESTISNNQPTAKPSGVPESAMVHSSRAPSVDYGSFADRCSTWLELLRLKAHTIRRGSVKTSRRTQLLAHSVSSSERCSPLPEGRSRSLRSTRSLPCGAPVTVVKMTPLSFLPGTRIVKYLGIINMFFIRETTSLREEGGVSGFLHSFIAEVFAMVRAHVAALGGNALVSYSMKECVFMENPNKNQAQCLINVSGDAVIFIRESDQEAIPPLLTSRQTSGTGADGTT